DNA from Lentibacillus amyloliquefaciens:
CTGTTTCTTCATTATTTAAACCACCTTAAGATATAATAATCATTGTTAGAGGAGCAATTATGAGGGATAAAGAAAGATATTGCCCCAAGAAATAGTCTCGGGGCAACAAGACATTTTAGAAATCAAAGTCACCTGCATTTTCTTTTGTATAATCTTGCGGCGGCCCCATAATTACTGTATTTCCATCGTCTTTAACGGATATTTCACCAACACCTTCAATTTCTTGACCATCCTTAGGTGTCTCACCTTCAGCTAACATTTTTCCGAGTGCAACAGTTAAATAACCAAGATCTTCAGGATTCCATAAAACAGCAGTATCAAGAGAACCGTCTTCTAGATACGGTTGAGAATCTCCTGGTAAAGCAGATCCTACGACTGAAATCTCATCTTGAAGTCCTTCTTCCTGCACAGCTTGAGCTGCTCCAAGTGGGGCAGGAGTAGAAACAGCTAATATACCATCCAAATCAGAGTATGACTTAATTAAATCTAGAGTCTTTTGATAAGCAACTTGTTGTTTTTCATCTGTTGGTATCTTTTCTGTCACAATTTCAATACCAGGATAATTTTCATCAAGTTCTGCCCTTGCAGCGTCAATCCAAGCATTCAAGTTTGCTGCAGCCAGACCACCAGTCAAAACGGCGATGTTACCTTCCTCTGTACCCATTGCTTCTACTAGTTTTTCAGCCATATGACGTCCGAACTCTTCGTCATCTACTTGCTTCACCGACAAATCGACTTCATTTGCTGGAGTGTCCCAGTCCATAACATGAATACCTTGATCTTTTGCTTTTTGAAGTACGGGATCAACAGAAGCCGGGTCATTTGGAGCTACTGCAATTGCATCTACACCTTGGGAAATCAGGTTCTCAATTTCCTGCACCTGTTGGGAAGCATCCGCTTGGGTAGGACCGGTATATTGCACATTAACACCCAATTCTTCGCCTGCTTTCTCAGCTCCTGTTTCAGATGCATTAAAATAAGGAATACCTACAAGTTTTGGCACGACAGCAATGGATAGCTCTTCATCACCGGAATTCTCATTGCTTGCTTCACCCTCATTTCCTGAATCCCCATTACTTCCACTTTCCCCACTTGAACTTCCATCACTTTCAGAAACACACCCTGCTAAAATACCAATTATCACTATAACCGACAGTAGAATTAACGTAATTCTTTTCATAAAAGATCCCCCTCATCAAGGTAGTTTTAATTGTTAAATCTCGAGAATTCCTCTCTCAAACTTTAGAAGTTTCCCTTAAGATATAAATTTCACTTCATTCATTCTATTCCCTCCTTTTTCCAATCACCACCCCCTCTAAATTGATGAACCACGATTTCATATTCTAAGCAGTGGAAGCTTGTGTCTCTTTTTTCTTTTTGAATTTATCAGAGAAAAAGTTAAGTGTAAGAACGATTATCAATATTGATCCTATGAACACATCTACAATAGCACTATGTGCACCCAGCAAATTCAACCCATTCGAAATTGTCTGAAATATAATTACCGCATATACTGTTCCCATTACTTTTCCATATCCACCATGTATATTCGTTCCTCCAAGAACTGCAGCAGCAACACTTTGTAACAAATATGCGGAGCCCAAGTCCACTTTCACGGAGTTGTAGCGGGATGTCATAATAATTGCTGAAATTGCTGCCAACAAACCAACATACAAATAAACTTTCATAAGCACTCGACTGTTTTTTATGCCCGAGAATAATGTAGCAACGTCATTATTACCAAACATATAAATACTTCTTCCCCAACTGGTCTTATTTAATAGAATCGCAGTCAAAATAACGAAAAAAATAAATATTAAAAAAGATAATGGAATTACTCCTAAATAGTACCCATTTCCAATCAAACTATAGGTATCACCAAAACCAGAAATAGAATTCCCTTTCGTTATAGCTAATATTACACCCTCAAACAGCACCATAGTTCCAAGCGTGACAAGTATTGCCGGAACCCCTATTTTAGATACTACAAATCCGTTGAATGCACCACATGCAACACCAAAAAGAATGGCAACTAATACTGCTGTTAGGATTGAAAAACCATTTGTTAACATCAGAGCAGCTCCTACACCTGACAAAGCTGCAACATAAGTTATGGAAAGATCAATTCCTCCAGTTAAAATCACAACCATCATAGCTAGAGCAAGCAAACCGAATTCCGGAAGTTGGAACAAAAAATTAGTTAAATTGTTTGACCCAAGAAAACCGGGGGCAATTAAGCTCATTAGTAAAAAGGTTCCAAGTGCAATCAGACCTAAAATATTTTCCTTTGAAAGTTTCATTTAATTACCTCCTATGCCTCCACTTCAATTTTAGCAAGTTTTTCTTGTTGTCTTTTATAACTAATGTGGTCATATGAAACTGCAAATACAATAATCGCACCTGTCACCACATTTTGCCAAAATGTATCAATACGCGCTAATATCATTCCATTTTGCATCAAGGCAAGAAGCAGTACACCTAAAAGTGTCCCATGAACTGTCCCCCGGCCTCCATGAATGTTTGTACCGCCAAGCACAACAGCAGCAATAACCATCAATTCAAGTCCCAATAAACCATTAGGATCAACAGCTTTTGTATACGCTGTTTGGGCAATTGCAGCAATACCACATAAGAATCCCATATAAGCAAAAACGAATAATTTCGCTTTTTTATAGTTGATACCTACACGTATTGAAGACTGCTGGTTACCACCAATCGCCATGACTGATCGACCAATAAATGTATGTTTTAATATATACCAAGTGAGTATTGCCACAATGGCCAGTACAAAAATTAAAATCGGTATACCAAGTATCTCCATATTGGAAAAACTTAGAAAGGCTTGAGGAAAGTTAGTGCTATTCAAATAACGACCGTTTGTAAAATAAAGGACAAGACCGTTAATAATATTCAATGTACCTAATGTCACCACGATTGCTGGAATTTGGATTTTTGAAACCAAAAAACCGTTCACCGATCCTATTAATAAACCTATAATTGGCGCAATCAGAAAAATTATAACCAATGAAATCCAACTATCTGGAAGATAACCAAATAAAGCACCGACTGAAACAGCAACCGCGGTTGTTATGGCTGCAACCGAAACATCAATATCACTTGTTATGATTATTAAGGTCATCCCAATAGCCAATATTCCCATTACAACATTACCTTCGACTACATCCAGCAGATTACCAATTGTAAGGAATGCAGGGCTTACAATTGATAAAATAATACTGATTACAATAATAATGGCAAGAATACTGAATTCTTTTTGTTTTAATAGTGATTTCATACTTAAACCTCCTGGCTGACCTCACCTGAATGATTTCGACCTTGGTTCGTTTTCACATTACCCGGCCCTTCCAATGAATAATTCATGATTTTTTCTTGCGTTGCCTCTTTTACTCCCAATTCTCCTGAAATACGCCCTTTACGCATTATGAGTATTCGATCACTAATAGCTAGTACCTCGGGTAATTCAGAAGAAATCACGATAACCCCGATTCCATCATTTGCCAATTTACGTATGAGTTTATGAATTTCGCTTTTGGCGCCAATATCTATTCCATTTGTTGGTTCATCAAAAATGATCACACGGGGTTCTGCAGATAACCATTTAGCTATTACAACTTTTTGCTGATTTCCACCGGAAAACTTTTCAGCATTTAATTCTGGCAAAGGAGGACGAACATCAAGTGTTTTAATATATTCATTAGCTATTTCAACTTCCCTTTTCCGATTAATAAGTTTTAATTTATTTCGTAATTTTTCGATAACAGGCAGTGAAATATTATTAATAAGGGATTGTTCCAAGACCAGTCCTTGAGTTTGTCTGGCTTCAGGTATATAAGCGATTCCATGCTTAACAGCTTGTTCAGAGGTTTTTATCGAAACTTCTTTACCAAAAAGTTCTATATAACCGCTATCAGGAGTATTTACACCGAATATGGATTGTGCCAATTCGGTACGCCCTGAACCAACTAATCCAGTAACCCCAAGAA
Protein-coding regions in this window:
- a CDS encoding ABC transporter permease produces the protein MKSLLKQKEFSILAIIIVISIILSIVSPAFLTIGNLLDVVEGNVVMGILAIGMTLIIITSDIDVSVAAITTAVAVSVGALFGYLPDSWISLVIIFLIAPIIGLLIGSVNGFLVSKIQIPAIVVTLGTLNIINGLVLYFTNGRYLNSTNFPQAFLSFSNMEILGIPILIFVLAIVAILTWYILKHTFIGRSVMAIGGNQQSSIRVGINYKKAKLFVFAYMGFLCGIAAIAQTAYTKAVDPNGLLGLELMVIAAVVLGGTNIHGGRGTVHGTLLGVLLLALMQNGMILARIDTFWQNVVTGAIIVFAVSYDHISYKRQQEKLAKIEVEA
- a CDS encoding ABC transporter permease, encoding MKLSKENILGLIALGTFLLMSLIAPGFLGSNNLTNFLFQLPEFGLLALAMMVVILTGGIDLSITYVAALSGVGAALMLTNGFSILTAVLVAILFGVACGAFNGFVVSKIGVPAILVTLGTMVLFEGVILAITKGNSISGFGDTYSLIGNGYYLGVIPLSFLIFIFFVILTAILLNKTSWGRSIYMFGNNDVATLFSGIKNSRVLMKVYLYVGLLAAISAIIMTSRYNSVKVDLGSAYLLQSVAAAVLGGTNIHGGYGKVMGTVYAVIIFQTISNGLNLLGAHSAIVDVFIGSILIIVLTLNFFSDKFKKKKETQASTA
- a CDS encoding autoinducer 2 ABC transporter substrate-binding protein; the encoded protein is MKRITLILLSVIVIIGILAGCVSESDGSSSGESGSNGDSGNEGEASNENSGDEELSIAVVPKLVGIPYFNASETGAEKAGEELGVNVQYTGPTQADASQQVQEIENLISQGVDAIAVAPNDPASVDPVLQKAKDQGIHVMDWDTPANEVDLSVKQVDDEEFGRHMAEKLVEAMGTEEGNIAVLTGGLAAANLNAWIDAARAELDENYPGIEIVTEKIPTDEKQQVAYQKTLDLIKSYSDLDGILAVSTPAPLGAAQAVQEEGLQDEISVVGSALPGDSQPYLEDGSLDTAVLWNPEDLGYLTVALGKMLAEGETPKDGQEIEGVGEISVKDDGNTVIMGPPQDYTKENAGDFDF